In a single window of the Micromonospora sp. WMMD1155 genome:
- a CDS encoding Gfo/Idh/MocA family oxidoreductase, whose product MSPRADGRVRYAVVGTGARAEMFVRALVLDHADTTALVAFADVNQARMDAHNRWLTELGHPPVPTYPAGDFAAMLDAEHVDVVLVTSVDVTHDEYVVAALRAGRQVVTEKPMTVDVPRCRRILDTVAETGGRVTVAFNYRYNPLHEQVRRLLAEGAVGEIGSVHFEWLLDVRHGADYFRRWHRDKASSGGLMVHKASHHFDLVNWWLAATPVEVYAAGRLFFYGEHGRRHGYARDYDRAYGSPAAADDPFALRLDAHPRLRELYLDAEAEDGYQRDRNVFAGGVSIEDDMAVLARYSTGATMTYHLTAYAPWEGYRVMVNGSRGRLELEVTENDFVDRGTAGAVKGAALHGTEAPAEGGGATLTLRPFWQPPRQIPVEGRSRHGHGGADARMTAVLLGGRPDPLDRAATADDGASALLTGLAANRSFETGEPVRVADLLTPR is encoded by the coding sequence ATGTCACCGAGAGCCGACGGCCGGGTCCGGTACGCCGTCGTGGGCACCGGCGCGCGAGCCGAGATGTTCGTCCGCGCCCTGGTGCTCGACCACGCCGACACCACCGCGCTGGTCGCCTTCGCCGACGTCAACCAGGCCCGGATGGACGCGCACAACCGCTGGCTGACCGAGCTGGGTCACCCGCCGGTGCCCACCTACCCGGCCGGTGACTTCGCGGCCATGCTGGACGCCGAACACGTCGACGTCGTCCTGGTCACCAGCGTCGACGTGACCCACGACGAGTACGTGGTGGCCGCGTTGCGCGCCGGCCGGCAGGTCGTCACCGAGAAACCGATGACGGTGGACGTGCCGCGCTGCCGGCGCATCCTGGACACGGTGGCCGAGACCGGTGGTCGGGTGACGGTCGCGTTCAACTACCGCTACAACCCGCTGCACGAACAGGTCCGCCGGCTGCTCGCCGAGGGCGCGGTCGGCGAGATCGGCTCGGTGCACTTCGAGTGGCTGCTCGACGTCCGCCACGGCGCCGACTACTTCCGCCGCTGGCACCGCGACAAGGCCAGCTCCGGCGGGCTGATGGTGCACAAGGCCAGCCACCACTTCGACCTGGTCAACTGGTGGCTGGCCGCCACCCCCGTCGAGGTGTACGCGGCCGGTCGGCTCTTCTTCTACGGCGAGCACGGCCGCCGGCACGGCTACGCCCGCGACTACGACCGGGCGTACGGCTCCCCCGCCGCCGCCGACGACCCGTTCGCGCTGCGTCTCGACGCGCACCCCCGGCTGCGCGAGTTGTACCTCGACGCCGAGGCCGAGGACGGCTACCAACGCGACCGCAACGTCTTCGCCGGCGGGGTGAGCATCGAGGACGACATGGCGGTGCTCGCCCGCTACTCCACCGGCGCCACGATGACCTACCACCTCACCGCGTACGCGCCCTGGGAGGGTTACCGGGTGATGGTCAACGGCAGCCGGGGCCGCCTCGAACTGGAGGTCACCGAGAACGACTTCGTCGACCGGGGCACCGCCGGCGCGGTCAAGGGCGCCGCCCTGCACGGCACCGAGGCTCCGGCCGAGGGTGGTGGCGCGACGCTCACGCTGCGCCCGTTCTGGCAACCGCCCCGGCAGATCCCCGTCGAGGGTCGCAGCCGGCACGGCCACGGCGGCGCGGACGCCCGGATGACAGCCGTGCTCCTCGGAGGTCGACCCGACCCGCTGGACCGCGCCGCGACCGCCGACGACGGCGCGTCGGCCCTGCTCACCGGCCTGGCGGCCAACCGGTCCTTCGAGACCGGCGAACCGGTCCGGGTCGCCGACCTGCTCACCCCCCGCTGA
- a CDS encoding LacI family DNA-binding transcriptional regulator, with amino-acid sequence MPVTIRDVARASGVHISTVSRTFSAPHLVNPETRVRVLACAEDLGYRPNRAARALITGRTHNIGLIIADIANPFFPPLIKAAESQARHRDYHVFVADTNEDPTAEEELVHALAKQVDGVLLCSPRMSNSLIEQLSREVPLVVVNRQVTGLPCVLMDVGQGARSAIEHLIGLGHRSIALLGGPRSSWTNREMRRAAGAAARAGGAELTVLGPNAPTETGGSAVAEQVRRSGVSAVLAYNDLMAIGLIEGLDALGVRVPQEVSVVGVDDITLSRLTRPKLTTVATPTGAAGRTAVDMLLQQDTESPRGARGLGAGTALGVRRTTAQVMLQTDLVIRDSTGPGPHARPARPLAAPLGPDPHCPAGPGIPTAATGDAVAS; translated from the coding sequence GTGCCAGTCACCATCCGGGACGTCGCCCGGGCGTCCGGTGTGCACATCTCCACCGTGTCCCGCACCTTCTCCGCTCCGCACCTGGTCAACCCGGAGACCCGGGTCCGGGTGCTGGCCTGCGCGGAGGACCTGGGCTACCGGCCGAACCGGGCCGCGCGGGCACTGATCACCGGGCGTACGCACAACATCGGGCTGATCATCGCGGACATCGCGAACCCGTTCTTCCCGCCGCTGATCAAGGCGGCGGAGAGTCAGGCCCGGCACCGCGACTACCACGTGTTCGTGGCCGACACCAACGAGGACCCGACCGCCGAGGAGGAGCTGGTCCACGCGCTGGCCAAGCAGGTCGACGGGGTGCTGCTGTGCAGTCCACGGATGAGCAACAGCCTGATCGAACAGCTCAGCCGTGAGGTGCCGCTGGTGGTCGTGAACCGCCAGGTGACCGGCCTGCCCTGCGTGCTGATGGACGTCGGCCAGGGTGCCCGGTCGGCGATCGAGCACCTGATCGGCCTGGGACACCGCAGCATCGCGTTGCTCGGCGGCCCGCGCAGCTCGTGGACCAACCGGGAGATGCGCCGGGCCGCCGGCGCGGCCGCCCGGGCGGGCGGCGCCGAACTGACGGTGCTCGGCCCGAACGCGCCCACCGAGACCGGCGGATCCGCCGTCGCCGAGCAGGTGCGGCGCAGCGGCGTGTCGGCCGTGCTCGCCTACAACGACCTGATGGCGATCGGCCTCATCGAAGGGCTGGACGCACTCGGGGTCCGGGTGCCGCAGGAGGTGAGCGTCGTCGGGGTCGACGACATCACCCTGAGCCGGCTCACCCGCCCCAAACTGACGACGGTGGCCACACCCACCGGGGCCGCCGGCCGGACGGCCGTCGACATGCTGCTGCAACAGGACACCGAGTCACCGCGCGGCGCGCGAGGGCTGGGTGCCGGCACGGCGCTCGGCGTCCGTCGTACCACCGCACAGGTAATGCTCCAGACCGACCTGGTCATCCGCGACTCGACCGGCCCGGGCCCGCACGCCCGACCGGCACGTCCCCTGGCCGCGCCGCTGGGCCCGGACCCGCATTGCCCTGCGGGCCCGGGCATCCCGACCGCGGCCACCGGTGACGCCGTCGCCTCCTAA
- a CDS encoding extracellular solute-binding protein: MHPATPPTTDAPVGRAHRTPLPRRRLLRGLLAVTVAAPLMVGAAACGDDEPAADPNAPVKLSVFWWGGDARAKLTEDALALYTEKHPNVTFEKTWQANQGYFDKLATLTAGGNPPDLFQIDDNYLAEYAARNTTLDLTPYQKSGKLDTSKFPESLWQYGVVDGKFAGLAAGENTQGLVYNKTLLTKHSLPEPTTGMTWEQHIAWAEEVSKKTGVPGTQDPSADYKALWVWLRQQGKDLYQGKELGFTAEDVTKWFELWKGARDRKATPTADVIHEGNSSDVTKQLVVTGKSATSWVWANQMPDLKKNTKDELGVIAYPGDPSAQWARASMYWSVFKGSKHKDVAVDVINFLNNDLEAVKLLGTDRGLPSNLDLRRVVSDDTTDPAMKQSIAVEAELTQKFGPSPQVPIKGHSKVKSELIKAAENAQYGRATPAEAAAQFVEACKSAIA, from the coding sequence ATGCACCCCGCAACGCCCCCCACCACTGACGCGCCCGTCGGGCGCGCCCACCGTACCCCGCTGCCTCGGCGGCGCCTGCTGCGTGGCCTGCTGGCCGTGACGGTCGCCGCACCGCTCATGGTCGGAGCCGCCGCCTGCGGCGACGACGAGCCCGCCGCCGATCCGAACGCACCGGTCAAGCTCTCCGTCTTCTGGTGGGGCGGCGACGCCCGGGCCAAGTTGACCGAGGACGCGCTGGCTCTCTACACCGAGAAGCACCCGAACGTGACCTTCGAGAAGACCTGGCAGGCCAACCAGGGCTACTTCGACAAGCTGGCCACGCTCACCGCCGGTGGTAACCCGCCGGACCTGTTCCAGATCGACGACAACTACCTGGCCGAGTACGCGGCCCGCAACACCACGCTGGACCTGACCCCGTACCAGAAGTCCGGCAAGCTGGACACCTCGAAGTTCCCCGAGAGCCTCTGGCAGTACGGCGTGGTGGACGGCAAGTTCGCCGGCCTCGCCGCCGGGGAGAACACCCAGGGTCTGGTCTACAACAAGACGCTGCTGACCAAGCACAGCCTGCCCGAGCCGACCACCGGGATGACCTGGGAGCAGCACATCGCCTGGGCCGAGGAGGTGTCGAAGAAGACCGGCGTGCCCGGCACCCAGGACCCGAGCGCCGACTACAAGGCGCTCTGGGTGTGGCTGCGCCAGCAGGGCAAGGACCTCTACCAGGGCAAGGAGTTGGGCTTCACCGCCGAGGACGTGACCAAGTGGTTCGAGCTGTGGAAGGGCGCCCGGGACCGCAAGGCCACCCCGACCGCCGACGTGATCCACGAGGGCAACTCCAGCGACGTCACCAAGCAGCTCGTGGTCACCGGCAAGTCGGCGACCTCCTGGGTCTGGGCCAACCAGATGCCGGACCTGAAGAAGAACACCAAGGACGAGCTGGGCGTGATCGCCTACCCCGGTGACCCCAGCGCGCAGTGGGCCCGGGCCTCGATGTACTGGTCGGTGTTCAAGGGCAGCAAGCACAAGGACGTCGCCGTCGACGTGATCAACTTCCTGAACAACGACCTGGAGGCCGTCAAGCTGCTCGGCACCGACCGAGGGCTGCCGTCCAACCTGGACCTGCGGCGGGTGGTCAGCGACGACACCACCGACCCGGCCATGAAGCAGTCCATCGCCGTCGAGGCCGAGCTGACCCAGAAGTTCGGCCCGTCGCCGCAGGTGCCGATCAAGGGGCACAGCAAGGTCAAGTCGGAGCTGATCAAGGCCGCCGAGAACGCGCAGTACGGCCGGGCCACCCCCGCCGAGGCCGCCGCCCAGTTCGTCGAGGCGTGCAAGTCCGCCATCGCCTGA
- a CDS encoding sugar ABC transporter permease, whose amino-acid sequence MALTTAPDPTRRGPGTGRAPTDRRGPGRLRHSEGLAGYVFLSPWLIGLMGVTAVPMLLSLYLSFTDYDILTPFSEVRWVGLANYERMFTADPSYWHAVRVTVTFALIAVPLKLAAALGVALLLNRAWRGVGLFRGLFYLPSLLGGSVALAIVWVNMFNRDGAFNSLLSLFGITGKPWVNDPDWALETLMVLAIWQFGAPMVIFLAGLKQVPTELYEAASVDGAGRFRQFRNVTLPMLSPVIFFNLVLETINGFQGFTAAFVLSNGTGGPVDSTLMYTLNLYITGFTDLEMGYASAMAWVFLLAIAVITAIFFSTGRFWVHYSDGEDR is encoded by the coding sequence GTGGCGTTGACCACGGCGCCCGACCCGACCCGACGCGGCCCCGGAACCGGCCGGGCCCCCACCGACAGGCGTGGGCCCGGCCGTCTCCGGCACAGCGAAGGTCTGGCGGGGTACGTCTTCCTGTCGCCGTGGCTCATCGGGCTGATGGGTGTCACGGCGGTCCCCATGCTGTTGTCGCTCTACCTGAGCTTCACCGACTACGACATCCTCACCCCGTTCTCCGAGGTGCGGTGGGTGGGGCTGGCCAACTACGAGCGGATGTTCACCGCCGACCCGTCGTACTGGCACGCGGTCCGGGTGACAGTGACCTTCGCGTTGATCGCCGTGCCGCTGAAGCTCGCCGCCGCGCTCGGCGTGGCCCTGCTGCTCAACCGCGCCTGGCGCGGCGTCGGGCTGTTCCGGGGGCTGTTCTACCTGCCGTCGCTGCTCGGCGGCAGCGTCGCGCTGGCCATCGTCTGGGTCAACATGTTCAACCGCGACGGTGCGTTCAACTCGCTGTTGAGCCTCTTCGGCATCACCGGCAAACCGTGGGTCAACGACCCGGACTGGGCCCTGGAGACGCTGATGGTGCTGGCCATCTGGCAGTTCGGCGCACCGATGGTGATCTTCCTGGCCGGGCTCAAGCAGGTGCCCACCGAACTCTACGAGGCCGCCTCGGTCGACGGGGCCGGCCGGTTCCGCCAGTTCCGCAACGTCACCCTGCCGATGCTCTCCCCGGTCATCTTCTTCAACCTGGTGCTGGAGACCATCAACGGTTTCCAGGGCTTCACCGCCGCGTTCGTGCTCAGCAACGGCACCGGCGGCCCGGTCGACTCCACCCTGATGTACACGCTGAACCTCTACATCACCGGCTTCACCGACCTCGAGATGGGCTACGCCTCGGCGATGGCCTGGGTGTTCCTGCTCGCCATCGCGGTGATCACCGCGATCTTCTTCAGCACCGGGCGGTTCTGGGTACACTACTCCGACGGGGAGGACCGGTGA